The DNA sequence GAATGACTTTTGATTCAGGATGATTTTTTAGTGTTTGGTTTTCCAGGATTGCTGCCAGCAAAATGAACAGGATGGCAAGAAAAAATAATATGTGTTCTCTGAATACCTTCATAATACAAAATAATCATTTTTATGCTTCAATCCCGAATGTCTTTAGCCAATTTATTGATGATGATAAGGTTCTCCCTTCAGGATAGTCATTGCACGGTAAAGCTGTTCCAGAAAAATCAACCGAACCATTTGGTGCGAAAAGGTCATTTTCGAAAGACTCATCTTTCCGTTTGCCCGTGAATAAACGCTTCCTGAAAATCCGTACGGTCCACCAATGACAAAGACCAACCGCTTAATTCCTGAGACCATTTTTTTCTCCAAAAAGCGTGCAAATTCTACCGAAGAAGCTTCCATCCCTTGTTCGTCGAGCAAAAATAATTCGTCGGAGGTGGTTAGTTGCTGGAGAATGAGCTCTCCTTCCTTTTCTTTCTGTTGGTCTTCACTAAGGTTTTTAGAGTTCTTGATGTCTGGTATTGCTTTCATTTCAAAAGAGATATAATGAGGTATTCGTTTCAGGAAGACTTCAAGTCCTTTTTGCAAATAAGCTTCGTCAGTTTTACCGATTACCAGCAGGCATATTCTCATGAGTTCGCGTTTCAGTTAAAGATTCTAATTTTCGTTTTTTAAATTGATTTTTCAGGTATATGAAATTTGTTACCTTTACAAAGGTATTTGTTTAAATAAAAAATTGCACGGTTTTTGGTAATGATTCATGCTGAGACGAATTTGTACGAAAATTATTAATGATGAAAAATTTTAAATTGAAACTAATATCCTTCGTGTTCGGGTTTTTTGCTCTGGCAACCGCTTCTTTTGCTCAGATTCCCAATGAAATTGTGACAAGTATACTGAGTGGCAATGATGTTACTTTAGC is a window from the Aquipluma nitroreducens genome containing:
- the rlmH gene encoding 23S rRNA (pseudouridine(1915)-N(3))-methyltransferase RlmH; the protein is MRICLLVIGKTDEAYLQKGLEVFLKRIPHYISFEMKAIPDIKNSKNLSEDQQKEKEGELILQQLTTSDELFLLDEQGMEASSVEFARFLEKKMVSGIKRLVFVIGGPYGFSGSVYSRANGKMSLSKMTFSHQMVRLIFLEQLYRAMTILKGEPYHHQ